In the Drosophila teissieri strain GT53w chromosome 3R, Prin_Dtei_1.1, whole genome shotgun sequence genome, ACCCAGGAGACTCCGTCTCTGGCCGACTCCGTGACCGCATTGCGGGCATCCAGCACGGCATTGTAGATGAACTTCTGATCGTCGGTAAATTTCCCATTGGCCGGGAACGTGCAAGTAATGTCTGCCGCATATCCACAATAGTTGGCTCCCATGTCGAACAAGCAGAGATCGCCGTCCTGGACGGGCTTGCTGTTGGGAGCGCCCGCGTGTCCATAGTGCAAAATCGAGGAGTTCGTTCCGCTGCCGCAGATGCAGGTGTAGGAGGCGTGCCGGCAGCCGCCCACGGAGTAGGCGTGGTGCAGGAACAGGGATTCGCCCTCAAATTCCATGCGACCAGGTCGCATAAATCTCATCACCTTGATGTGGGCGTCCGAGGAAACCTTGGCCACGTAGCGTAGCACCTCGATCTCTTCGGGCGACTTGATCACCCGGCACTCAGAGAGGATGGGATAGAGCAGATCGCAGTCAGTCACATACTTTTCCTTGCCAGCAAAGTCGGGCGGCTGGAGGGTGAGCCCACTATCGCTGTTGGTGCCGCTTAATGTGAGTATCAGCTTGGGCGACGCCCCCTCCAGATAAACATTCATTTCGTCGACATAAAACACCTCGTCCACCTCATACATGGCTTTAAACTCCTGCAAGCCGAGCAGTTCTCCCATCCAGGTCCCGTACTCATCGGGAAAGCGGGGAACAAAGAGAACACTCTTCTGGGCACCAGTCTTCACATCGATGGTTAGGATACCGTAGCAGCCCGGCTCCTTGACACCAAACAAGTACTGGAAATAGGACTCCTGCCGGAACACGTAGTCTACGTCCGTGTTGTACACGCTCTGGTCCTTGCCGCCCTCGAGGAGCACCAGTAGGTTGCCATCGTCGAACTTGAGGCCCGGCAGCAGCTCCTTGAGGATGGCTTTACCGGCACGATTCCTGTTGTTCCGGAACAGACTCATGGGCACTGCGTGACCCGATCCCATCTGAAAGGCGGCCATGGTGTTGCTACGGAGGACAAAGTTTAACTGGCGCTCTGGACAACAATGAGTGCTCAAGCAAGTAAGATTAGCTGATAATAGCCAATGGCCGGGCTAACAAAGGCAGTAAATTATATGGGGTTTatctgtgttttttgttttctgttttcgcaACAGTATGACCGACAACTGAACTCGAAAAAATTCAGCTTAAATGAATTGTTCAGCGATCttgagtttaattttttagttatGGTCTCTAAGAATTTTAAGCTTTAgctcatttcatttatatttattgcgATTTTCCTTATCCTGAAAATGGATAATACAAAGGATTACCCTATATAAACAGAGATCAACATTTGTTAAAAATGAACTAAAAGTTGAAACTAGTTCTGTAGAGAGAAGCACGAAACTATCGATAACTGAAGGCATCGCTAGCATTCCCAAGTCTGGTCACGCTAGAAGTGGcttttattgcaaattttattttcataattgaggaaaatttgcattttaaagagAAACAGCAACGGATTCTGCTCTCGAATCTCAACTACAGAACAGCCAGCTTGTGGGAGCAGCTAGTAGAGCATCACCAGTATTAAGTATCGGTCCAACGCACCCCAGTGACCCTTTTCAATCTACTATCCAATTTCAATGTCGGCGTCACAACGCGGCGGATGCAACAACAAATGAGTCGTTGTTCTGTTCCAAGCTAATAAAGTACACGCTGTGTGGGCCGCCGACTCCAATGCGCCGCTAGCGGGGATCACGAGCAGTTGGCGCCATGTCCAGTTCTGTGTTTACGGAGGCGCCCAGCGCCCGGCCGGCGGCAGCCGAAGCCGACTCCAACCTGGTTGTGGTCTACAGCAAAAACGGAATCTCCTTCGACGAGCGCGCAATCGGGAACATCATGGGTAAAGCTATTAAGCCATAATGTCATAAATCCACTTGCGCCCAAACTGACATGGGTTTCTTACAGAGGAAAAATCGATTTCCACTATTAGCGTGGTGCGGATTACCTCGCCCACGCCGAGCATGGTAGACCAGGAGGAAGCCGAGCGGCTGGAGGAGCTTGCGAACTTCATGGACACCGCCACGGACTCGGAGCTGGACAGTGACAATGGCAGCCAAAGTGGTGGCGATGATGCCAGTGAGATGGATGAACTGGACGAGGAGAACCACAACACCGGCGACGACCACAATAGTGACTCCACGGAGACGGAAGCCGATGCCCCGCGCACACGCAGGCGAGTTGGCCGCAAGCCCAAGGCCATCAAAAAGCGAAAGCGACGCAGACCCAAGGAGCGTCCACAAATCGTAGGCCTGCGAGTGGAGCAGTTCTATGCGGACAGCACGGCTGATATGGTTGTGAAAAATGCACTGAGTAAATAACGTACATCGATGTGGTCCAAATGATTAAGCGAAATAAAGGCATTATTTAGACCACAACGAAAGTAAACGCACTTTAGCTTTAACTCAATTGCATTCTACTTACAGAGCTTGCCGGAGTTTCCGTCTACAAAAGGACTGCAGAAACGGACGCTCTAATGGAAGTTATCCGCAATGACCACAATTACACCCCGTTTACCTCGCCAGAGCAGCTAAAGAACCACAAGCGGGCCGAGAAGATGGCCATGGAAATGCAGGCTCAAAGCCGCAAAATCATAATGCAAGCACCGGGCAGTGTGAAACTCATCAATGCCAAAAAACGAGTCCAGGCCATTCCCTTCAGCCCGGTGCAGGTCAAGATCCAGAGACTGCCCGTCAAGCCCCACCAAGTTCAGCAGGCAGCGCAGCTGCAAACCAAGGTGCAGCTGATCCGCAAGCCCATCCAGTCACCACTGCCAAGGCAGAAGCCAGAGATTATAGCGAGCAATTCGGTTAATGCCAGGCCGCGGCCCACTCGCGCTCCAGTCAAGGTGATTGCTCCTGTGCAGGAATACATcgaagatgatgatgacgccCAAAGCTCGGATCCCGGCGAAGAGGAAAATGCAGATAAGTCCTACGATACGGAGGAAATGAGTGACGAGAGCGATGATTTCCAGGAATCAGACAACGACAGAGACAGTGACATGGACTTCGATATGAGGCATAGCAGTGGACGCAATCCGAACAAAAGGAAGCGCGTTAGAAAGGTGGTCAGGCAAGCTCAAACCAAACCAATGAAGCCTCTGCCTCCGCCACCCTCTACGCAACAGCACTTCCCCGAGCTGAAAAAACGCAAGGAAATTTTAGAGCCGAAGGCGCCGCAAATCGGCCAAATAATTCAGTTGCCTGCCACAAAAGCAGCGCCCACAGTTATTGCCCTGGGCAGAGGTCTTCCAAGCACTTCGTTTCTCAAAATCCGGCCCACACATCAATCCCTGCCCGTCAAAAAACCTCCACTGCCAACGCCACCGGCAAATTCCAGTGTTCGTCGTATGCCTGCCGTGCAATTGGGAAGGATCGTAAACTCGCCACAAGAAGTTAAAGAGATTATCATCAACAAGAATATGGCCAGTCCCAAAGGAGTGTTTACCAATCTCAACACCCTGTTGGGTGAGAATAACAATGCGACCACAAAATCATCGCCAGATCCACTCCGACACCGGGCCGTCATGTCGCCAAGCACGCCGAGATCGAGTTACAACCAGCAGATGTCGCCGATTGTGGTTCCTGTTCCTGCCCAAGCTCATACGCCATCCAAGGGTTTTATGCCCATCGGTGTGGACACAGCTCAGTCGCATAAACTGCCCGCCCAAATAGTAATCGAGACCCACCAGAGTTCCTCCGAGCTGGCAGCAGAAAATGACAAGCAGCTGGATCTGATCAACTCGATTGTGCAGGATGAGCTACTAAAGTCCACCCTTGTGGAGCAGCCGGTAGTAAATGCGGACGAGGATATACCGAAACTGGTTAAAATGTTGGAAAGTACAGCGGCGGATCTAGATCCGCCACCAGTGTCCTTGCCTACGCAAAGTTTTCCGGTTACAGAGATGCAAGGAGTAGGAAATCCAGCTGTGGCAGATCCAAATGATATAATGGATACGGCGGACGAGGATGAGATTACAGCGGATTTCCTCCAGCACGTGGTCGGACTTATCGAGGAAGACAAACAGTTCGAGGCCGAGGTGGTTAAGCAAGTACTGGCCAGCACAGAGCCGGGAACCCTGGATGCCATCGTCTCATTGCCTGTTGGCCTGCCGCAAGTACAGGCAAGTGTAGAACTTCCTGTTCATTGATTTTGTTAGCTAACTAGATTTCCCCTATACAGGCACAGACCAACCTACTGCCTAATGCAAGTCTTGCAGAGCCCGCACAATCGATGACCTCATTGCCCATTGCCTGCAGTACACCCTCAAGGAGCGTGGCAACCTCCCTGCCCCCCTCAGCAAAGGTTGTGCGCGGCAACGGTCGGGTCATATACCTGCCTCCCATTGAAGCGCCCACCACGCGGGCCAAGCGACGAGCACAGTTTCCTGCAGCCCCGGGAATGGCTACGACCAGCAACAGTGATGCAGGCAATCTGTCCTTTAGTGAATCTTCGCTGGACGCAAGCATTAATCAGCTGCTCAATGCTAGCAGTCTAAGCAATGACAGCCAGTCCGGAAGTGGACCGAAACGACCCAACCCTAGAGAGCCGTCGCTGGCCAGACGTTCAACGGCACCCAGAAGATCAAAAAAGCTTGATACAAGTCAGAACAATGATCCCGACGCTTCAGAGTCTCAGGAAGATGACGATGACCCCAACAAGTAAGTTTTAATATGGGTTTTTATTAGATGCGAATTTGTGCGATTATTTTAAaccatttatttgttttgtttaggCTCTGGTGTGTTTGTCGTCAGCCACACAACAATCGGTTTATGATCTGCTGCGACTTGTGCGAGGATTGGTTCCACGGAACATGCGTGGGGGTGACCAAGGCTATGGGCACTGATATGGAAAACAAGGGCATCGACTGGAAGTGTCCCAAATGCGTTAAAAGGCAGGAGGAGAGGGtaaagttaaataataaacattaagTATGTTTTTATTGATTAGTTGTCGTTATAGAGCCAACCACGAATAACAGACATGTTGGTCACCAGACCAACTGCTCAAACTGAGGAGAGGCCGATTGAAACCAAAGTACTAACTTCGACTGCAGAACTGGTCCAGGTTACGACTCATTCGACTCCCAGAAGAACACTGCCGATGGGTGTAACTGTGGCCAGTTCCCCCATGCGCATCCATATGGTTAAGCCGGCCAAGAAATTCCCAGCCGCTACAATCcctcaccagcagcagcagctgaactTTATCAGATTGGGCCCATCTCCTGGCAACCGCATTTCAGAGACGTTATGTGTAGTCTGCAAGCGACCGGCAAGCCCCTCTTCCGTTTATTGTGGCGAAGAGTGTATACGGAAGTACGCGCAAAGCGCAATTCAAGCACATGCAGCAACCAAAGGTCCGGATAGTCCATTGGCACAGAATGCTAACGCTCAATCTCCGCTGAACAACTCCCTGGAGgccaagaaaaacaagaagaaggaCTTGTTTGAGGACGTGTTGAGACAAGCGGACTCTGTGTCAAAGGTGGAAAGGGTATGCAACAAAGGAGTATTTATTTGAACTTTTTAACCAACTAATTTACATACTTTGCTTACAGATTAATGTTTTTGAGCGTAAAAGTGGACGAATAATCACCGGGCACTTAGCCCCTTCCGCACACCAGTTTCGAAAATGGCTACAGGAGAATCCCACCTTCGAGGTGCTGCCCTCGGGAACCGTTCAGTCCATCGACGCAGAGAAGCGTCCGCTGAAACGGGCGCCGGAAGCCACCTCCGCTGTTGAACCCGCCGCGCTAGCAGTCGCAAAAAAGCCGCTTGAAATTGCTGTCAAATTGTCACATCCGCAAACCACCACTGTTCAGGCAAACCCACTAGGAATCTCTTCCGTGCGCCCATTGGCCAAAAGGGATAAAGAGAAGACAACACCCCCAGTACAGGCGCCAGTCCCCAATCGAAGCGCAGGCAAACCCGAACCAGTTCGAATCGGCATCCGGCGATCCCTCAGGGAGCAACTGCTAGCGAGAATCAAAGAAGCCCAGGCCGCCGAGGAGAGCTCAGGCCAGGCACCGACTCAGTGGCTGACAGTCCTTGAGGTCGATCAGTTCGTGAAGAGCGTGGAACTGGAAATGTTCAACTCGTTTGGACGAGACGTGGGAGCCAAGTACAAGGCCAAGTATCGGTCACTTATGTTCAACATAAAGGATCGCAAGAACCGGACGCTTTTCGAAAAGATTTGTGCCAAACAAGTGGAGCCCAAGCAGTTGGTGCGGATGACGCCCGAGCAGCTGGCCAGCCAAGAGTTGGCCAAGTGGCGTGAGGAGGAAAATCGCCACCAGTTGGACATGATCAAGAAATCCGAGCTGGACATGTTGGCATGTGCCCAAAATTATGTGGTGAAAACCCACAAGGGAGAGGAGGTAATCGCCACTAAAGTGGATGTCACGCTGCCCGAAGAGGACGTTAATGAACCATCTACGGCGGACACAATACAGACGTCACTGGTAACAGATCCGGATACCTCCACACTGGAACGTTCCACATCGAGGGAAAAGTCGGGGTCATCAAAGGAAAAGCGACACAAGAGCCACAAGCATCATCACCGAAAACGGAGTCGGAGTCGTTCCAATAGTCGGGGTCGAAGCGTCGATAAGCGCCATCGCAGGCACTACAACGAAGGAGAGTCAGGCGGAGGAGAGCGTGAGCATCGGTCGCGCGAGAAACAGAGCAGGGAAAGGGATGAGGTCGTTCCCTCACCCTTGCCGAAAAAGAGAGACGAAAACGACCAATCGCCGGTGCCCAAAAAGATTgcggaaaagaaaacagaggCGAGTGCTTACAACTTGGTTGATCAAATTCTGGATTCCGAGAAAACAGTCGAGCAGGCGGCGAATCTGGGCAAACCAAAGCCGTCACCCAAGCCACTTCCAACGCTTCCAAGTTCTTTGAAAGCACCGGAGCCAATGGATAACTACTCCCGCTACGTGCAAGGCCTGACCACGAGTTCACTGTGGTCCGGTACACTAAAGATGATCGATTTGGCCGACTTCGAAATCGTTATGTACCCCGTGCAGGGCAACTGTCATCAACTAGGTAACCTGATGCCAAGTCAGATGGACGTAATCGGCCGCATAACCCGCGTAAATGTCTGGGAATATATCAAGAAGCTAAAGAAGAGTCCCACAAAGGAAGTTGTCATTGTGAACATATTCCCCGCCTCGCCCAGCGAAACCTTTAAGTTTGATCTCTTCTTCGAATACCTGGACTCGCGTCAGCGGCTGGGCGTCTTGGGTGTGGACTCGGATCAGATTCGAGACTTCTATATATTCCCCTTGGGCAGCGGCGATAAGTTGCCACCAGCGCTGCAGACCGCGGAGCCGGTACCCTTCTACGACGAAGCCCAAAGACCCAACACGCTGCTTGGTATCATCGTGCGCTGTCTCACCAAGCGACCTGCAGAGGCTCCGCCATCGACTCCATCTGTGCCTTCTCCGGTTCCCGCCACAAGTAGCAAAGTGGCCAAGGTAAGCGCCATATCATATTATTTAATGTCGGTATGAAATAATATTCCCCTTTGCAGAAATCCCGCAGCACGACCTTGTACACGGGGCAGAGCAGTCCCAAGCGCAAGACAAGCACTCACTCCACCAGCTCCAAGGATGATGAGTTCGATATCGATGCCATCATCAAGGCGCCAATTGCTAAGCTGCAGAAAAGTAAGTTTCCAACGAAATCATCCGCAAAAGGCTGTTGTTAATGCTTGGTTTCTTCAGCTGCCCCAATGGtggtgccactgccaccggTGCCGAACGATGCCGATGAACCCTACTCGCCCGGTGGCTCCGACGACGAACTGGTGCCGACTGCTCCAAGGAAACCAAACGATCTTGAACGGCAGGTGAAtgaaatcaacaaacaaatagccgcgcaacaaatggaaattgccGGCCTGCTTAAAGTGGAGCCCACAGTAAGTGCCGACCACAGTTGGCTTATATATTTCTCTTATTCATATGCCTTGTCGCTTTTTGCAGGGATCTGCGTCCTCATCTAATGTGCTATCCGCCATATCAATACCGCCAAATCTTTCAAAGATCCTGGCCAGCATCAAGGACAAGACTGATCTGCCTTCCAATGCTGGTGAGGGAGACGAGGAGTACAATCCCGAGGACGCAATAACCACAACCAGTTCATTTGGTACGTCACCTGCTTTCCCAAATAACAATTGGCAATGATATCAACGATTCCTTGCAGCATCGAAGCCGAAGAGCAAAGGCCGTTTGGCGCATCTAAGTGAAGCTGAGCTTCTTAGCATGGTGCCGGACAATCTGGCAGGCGTAATTCCCAGCTCGTCAAAGACCCGCCACCAGCTCGCTAAGCCGCCGCTTTCAACACCGCCAACGCCTCCGGGTGTTTAGGGTACCCCATCCGGATGCAGGCTAACCCGCGCGCTAATCCTCTATCCGTTAACATTCTTGATTTGAATTGCCTCTCGCCCACCTCATTGTGTACATTCTCATCCCGCAAATTCAATGCCATCTCTGTATTATATCTGGCCAAACGcaagtttttagttttcaaagCTAAACGACACCACATCATctcgccccgccccgccccgcgcCCAAAATGGATCATCCTTCGCATTGCAATGCAAGTTTAGAATCGGTTTTCACATTATACTCTATCAAATCGTGTACATTTcctcgaaaataaaaagtgctaCGTAACATTTGTTTTAGGGATACGATAATCGCAACGTTTCTCTTTATTTCTGACCGCACTTAGTTGACCTCGCAGGGATCGTCCTTGCCGCTGAAGTGGGCGCAGGTTATCTTGGGCCCGTTGTGCACCCTTGGTATGGCGATCCGGAAGAGTGTTCCATGCGGCATGCAAGCGCAAATCTTGTACTGCACACTGCCCGTGCGTAGTCCCAGCTCGGAGCTGACGATGGGAATGCGGTCCATGTCCAGAAAGATCCCCGTGCCCGCCTCCAGGATGGTGGCGCCCTGCGTGGAGTTTATTAGGACGTGGTGTTCGGCCTGCACATCAACGCTGGCCCCATCGAAGTACACGCCCTCGGATCCCCTTATGGCCATGCGTCCGTCGCTCTCCAGCACCAAGGACTCGTCGATGGGACTCACGATGCCGCTGGCACTCACCACCTTTGCCTGCAATGCCTCCACTCCGCCCGGAATGTTGTACTGCGGACGGTGGGTGGTGAAAATGGGCTGCTTGTCGACCGGGTCCTTGACCTCAAACAAATTCGTGGCCTGCACGAGGATGCCTTCCCGGTTCAGGACAATCCTATCGCGCTCGTTAGCGGCTCCATTGCCATTGCGGAAGACGCGCACGTGGACGCCGCCTTCCCCGTCGCCGGCATCACTGCTGATGGTCACCGGGACATCTGAGAAGCCGTGAATCTGGCCAAACGAGTTGGTCTGCACCCGCTCCAAGTCCGTGGAGCCGTAGAACTTGACCACATCCACCTCGGGAATCACCTCCATGCCCTGGACACCTTTTCCCAAGCGAAGCACACCCACAATGGTGAGCGTCAAGATGAGATTGCCCACGGTCAGCACCAGGAGCAGTACCACAATGGTCCAGAAGGCGAACGTGTTGCGTCCCTGGTGGCCGGGATGCAGTCGCGAGCAGCTGTCGCTGTTGTACTTCTCGTCGAAGTAGTCGCCCGTGTCCGTCTTCGAGTCGTCGCGACAGAAGTCCAAGTCCGGAACGACTCCTCCGATGGGCAGGGTCACGGACAGCGCGTTCTCCGAGTTGGCATCGTCGGAGTAGGACGGCGAAGGTCCCCGGATGAAGGTGTTCTCGAATGTGTGCATCATTGGATTTAATTATTCCCAGTCAGTTTGActcgaaaaatgtttgcacaatTGCTGTATCCAGTGCAACGAAATTGGGCATGTACATGTGAGAGATTCCGTTGTGGGACATGCGCAGAATGTGCTTAGTCGCAGATTTCGAAAATTCCGAAATTTTCGAGTTTTGAatgcttttaaaatgttaataacTGGATTCTAAGTTATGGTTTAATGGCTTATAATGTGATTTTCGAAAGTTTAACGaaccaaattatattttattagagGATGTTATTTAGACTAATGACAATTAAACTTATAGATTGTGGAGACATTTCCtaagttttaaatatataacaatatatgatattattatgataagagttttaaatataacaaagaaaaacaataatttactTCTATGATTTTAACTAAGAATAAGTACAATACGGTAATAGGAgtgttataaaatatatttattttttagtgcTGAGTAAAATAAACCGCCCACTTTCCAAAAATCtaaaagcaaaccaaaatatgtaaaaaccctttatttaaatatttaaaatttctattttaaatgTGAACCGAACTAGTTCCGTTTGACGCCAGCATGCAGCCCTGGTTGTGATAGTGCAAGGGGGCTTGACTGTGGTATATTTCGAAGTTCCGGCCACGGTCACACCGCACATCTCCATTTTGCAAAGATGTCCTTTAAGGTGAGCTTTTGCCCAAAACCCGACTGCCCCGCTTGCTAACCACGAATTTCCCGCGATGACGCAGCCCATTGACCCGAAGCGCGACGAGATCCGGCGCTACCTGGAGCGCGGCAGCGTCCTGGACTCGCTGACCAAGATCTTCATACGCGTGATCAAGGAGCGGCCGGAGAATCCCATGGAGTACATCCGGAACCACATTGGTGTGGTGCGCCACCAGCACGACAAGTACGAGCGCCTGCAGCAGGACCTGCAGCTGGCCAACGAGGAGATCCAGCGGCTGCGTGCCATCATCAACAGCATCAATCCGGAGGTGCTTCAGGGCCATCAGCCAGTGGCCCCCAGTGAAGTGGTCGCACCGGAGCAGCCTGAGACCGTGGCCGAGCCCACTGAGGcggcggagcagcaggagaacGGCGAGCTGGGCGCTGAGAAACCCGGGGAAAGTTCGGACGCCGTTGCGGAGGTAACCGCTGTGGTGGAGGCCTGCCAGATTGAGGAGAAAGCGGTGGTGGCCAGCGAGGAGGCCGCACAGCCCAGCCCAACCGTCCAAGCTGAAGCCAGTGGCTCCAGCGAGTAGATCTCAGATGACAGCAGCTCGCAGGCTCACACCAAAAATCAGCAGACATGCCATTAGAACGCATCTATTAGAAGAAATGTTAAGTATTTTCCCAAGTGTACATGTAAATAAAGCGAAATACAAGATATGCAGCGAATGCGAATTATggatttttcaaatgtttattGAAATCAGTTTCATAATTCATACACATTTTAtatcatttgtttattaatacAAAGGATTATTGAtaatacatattaataatagttaatttttaaaaaacacaTTCTTAAAATGACGGGATAGCTGATGAATGGAAGGCGGAAAGGAGTTTTCGGGGCAAACTAATAAATTCCTTTGATTCTCGTGCGGATATTCCTCTGGCGCCCATTTGATCGGGCCGCCATGTGGACGAACAAAAAACTGATTCAAGGTCGAAACTTAGTGTTTATAATTCACTTCTTGGCAAGCGTTCGCCTCCACCTCCTGCTCGTCTGTTCAACGATTTCCCTTCttcgatttttgtttctcgttttgttttgcttcgcTTTCTACTCTTAAGGCCAAAGAGCGCTACAGGGCCCCcttttctgtatctgtatgcTTTGTGACCGACTGAGGTCCAGTCACACTTCTCCAGTCCATCAAGTACATCTAGTCCAATATAATGCTGGGTGCTCTGCTCGTATGGACCTGATTACCTAGTGTGTATATTTTGGACAAAACCTATAAACGCTGGTGTTGAAATGTGTgtacaagtgtgtgtgcgtgggtgtaTGGTTGGTCggtagatatacatataagtatatatgcGGGggctattaaaaataaatatgtggCTTTTAATCATGGTATTTGTCAATGTGTTTGTAATTGCGATTTAAATCTCAATGGGGGTGGAAGGAAAGACTGCATTCATCTGCTGGAAGGGACCCAGGGGATGTCCTTTGATCGTGAATCGCTGCTACTCCATGCATGCATGCATTTGCTGGCTGTCCGAATTGCTGAGGGATTTTCTTGTGGATTTTGAATCGCCCTGGCTGCCGATGATAAAAGTGACCAAGAACAGAGATAAGGTTGGGGTGAGAGTGTGATTCACTAGTTGATTTCACTGCGTCAGCAGCCCACACTTACGTTTCATGCATCATTTAATGTGTTGTTTCAAAGCATTTTATTTCTGATTGttgtggatgttttggttttttgtatttgtttttcttgttgtgtttttgttttgtatctTGGTTGGGTTTCTTATTGATCTGTTTTAGATAGAAAAAGACTGCTCTTGGTGCTGCATGTGTTTGATATTACTTTTTACGCTTGTCAGCTGGCTTAAGGATCTGGAACGAGCACATCAGCGTGTCGTCCACGGACATCATGGCGCCGGCGTTGTCGAACTCGCCACAGTAGTTGGGCGCCGAGAACAGGGTGACCAGCATGCGTTTGGCAAAGAACTCGTACCCATCCTCGACGACCTGATGGGCTCGGCAGATGAGATCGAACTCGTGCTTCTGCAAAAACTTGGCCACCACCTCGGCGCCGAAGGTGAAGCTAACGCCGCGGTCGTTTTCGCCCCAACCCATGGTATCCTTATCTGGATCGGACCACAGGAGATCGCACAGCAGGCCCTGGTCGGGCACATCGGTGGGCCGCATAATGCGACGGATCTGCTCCATGGATGTCAAATCGGGACTGAGGCCGCCGTGGCAGCAGAAGATCTTCTCATCGACAATGGCCGCCACCGGCAGGCAGTTGAAGCAGTCCGTGAATGTCTTCCACAACTTGATGCTGTAGCGACGCTTGCACTCGTCATAGAATCCGTATATGCGATTGATGCTGGCGCACTCGTGGTTGCCGCGCAGCAGGAAGAAGTTCTCAGAGTATTTGATCTTGTAGGCGAGCAGCAGGCAGATGGTCTCCAGCGACTGCTTGCCGCGATCGACGTAGTCCCCCAGGAACAGGTAATTCGACTCTGGCGGAAAGCCGCCGTACTCGAACAGGCGCAACAGATCGTAGTACTGTCCATGGATGTCGCCGCAGATCTTCAGCGGCGCCTCCAGCTCAAGCAGAATGGGCTGCGATAGGAAGATCTCGCGCGACTTCAAGCAGAGTCCCCGAATTTCGCCCTCCGAGAGCTGTACGTTTTTGCCTGGCCGTGCCCCACGCACCTCGAGAAGTCGCGATATTATGCTGTCGATATTCATCACGTCGCCCATGTTTGCGTCGGGAAGTGTTGATCTGGTGcactactgctgctgttgggtgTCGAGGTTGCCGCGAACGATGGTTGGTAGCTCCGAAATATCCTCGAAATCTCTAGTTTCCCAAACCTATTTCTGCTAAATACTTTTCACAGCTAACTGGTATGAAAATTCCTTCGTACGATGTTGCGTGGGTGCAAGCGGGATGGCAAGTGTGCATCTGGCCAGTGGTGCCACACCGACGGAAGGCGTGGATCTGGCCAGATAATAGACGCCATCTTATCTAATCGATTACAGGCTGAGATAGCGCGTAATCGATAACGTCGTTGACTTAATATTCCGTTTTTTCCGTAAACGCGATTTGCAATCCATAGCAACAGCtctacttttttattttaattctgTTTGACCCTATAGTCG is a window encoding:
- the LOC122622344 gene encoding death-inducer obliterator 1, whose product is MSSSVFTEAPSARPAAAEADSNLVVVYSKNGISFDERAIGNIMEEKSISTISVVRITSPTPSMVDQEEAERLEELANFMDTATDSELDSDNGSQSGGDDASEMDELDEENHNTGDDHNSDSTETEADAPRTRRRVGRKPKAIKKRKRRRPKERPQIVGLRVEQFYADSTADMVVKNALKLAGVSVYKRTAETDALMEVIRNDHNYTPFTSPEQLKNHKRAEKMAMEMQAQSRKIIMQAPGSVKLINAKKRVQAIPFSPVQVKIQRLPVKPHQVQQAAQLQTKVQLIRKPIQSPLPRQKPEIIASNSVNARPRPTRAPVKVIAPVQEYIEDDDDAQSSDPGEEENADKSYDTEEMSDESDDFQESDNDRDSDMDFDMRHSSGRNPNKRKRVRKVVRQAQTKPMKPLPPPPSTQQHFPELKKRKEILEPKAPQIGQIIQLPATKAAPTVIALGRGLPSTSFLKIRPTHQSLPVKKPPLPTPPANSSVRRMPAVQLGRIVNSPQEVKEIIINKNMASPKGVFTNLNTLLGENNNATTKSSPDPLRHRAVMSPSTPRSSYNQQMSPIVVPVPAQAHTPSKGFMPIGVDTAQSHKLPAQIVIETHQSSSELAAENDKQLDLINSIVQDELLKSTLVEQPVVNADEDIPKLVKMLESTAADLDPPPVSLPTQSFPVTEMQGVGNPAVADPNDIMDTADEDEITADFLQHVVGLIEEDKQFEAEVVKQVLASTEPGTLDAIVSLPVGLPQVQAQTNLLPNASLAEPAQSMTSLPIACSTPSRSVATSLPPSAKVVRGNGRVIYLPPIEAPTTRAKRRAQFPAAPGMATTSNSDAGNLSFSESSLDASINQLLNASSLSNDSQSGSGPKRPNPREPSLARRSTAPRRSKKLDTSQNNDPDASESQEDDDDPNKLWCVCRQPHNNRFMICCDLCEDWFHGTCVGVTKAMGTDMENKGIDWKCPKCVKRQEERSQPRITDMLVTRPTAQTEERPIETKVLTSTAELVQVTTHSTPRRTLPMGVTVASSPMRIHMVKPAKKFPAATIPHQQQQLNFIRLGPSPGNRISETLCVVCKRPASPSSVYCGEECIRKYAQSAIQAHAATKGPDSPLAQNANAQSPLNNSLEAKKNKKKDLFEDVLRQADSVSKVERINVFERKSGRIITGHLAPSAHQFRKWLQENPTFEVLPSGTVQSIDAEKRPLKRAPEATSAVEPAALAVAKKPLEIAVKLSHPQTTTVQANPLGISSVRPLAKRDKEKTTPPVQAPVPNRSAGKPEPVRIGIRRSLREQLLARIKEAQAAEESSGQAPTQWLTVLEVDQFVKSVELEMFNSFGRDVGAKYKAKYRSLMFNIKDRKNRTLFEKICAKQVEPKQLVRMTPEQLASQELAKWREEENRHQLDMIKKSELDMLACAQNYVVKTHKGEEVIATKVDVTLPEEDVNEPSTADTIQTSLVTDPDTSTLERSTSREKSGSSKEKRHKSHKHHHRKRSRSRSNSRGRSVDKRHRRHYNEGESGGGEREHRSREKQSRERDEVVPSPLPKKRDENDQSPVPKKIAEKKTEASAYNLVDQILDSEKTVEQAANLGKPKPSPKPLPTLPSSLKAPEPMDNYSRYVQGLTTSSLWSGTLKMIDLADFEIVMYPVQGNCHQLGNLMPSQMDVIGRITRVNVWEYIKKLKKSPTKEVVIVNIFPASPSETFKFDLFFEYLDSRQRLGVLGVDSDQIRDFYIFPLGSGDKLPPALQTAEPVPFYDEAQRPNTLLGIIVRCLTKRPAEAPPSTPSVPSPVPATSSKVAKKSRSTTLYTGQSSPKRKTSTHSTSSKDDEFDIDAIIKAPIAKLQKTAPMVVPLPPVPNDADEPYSPGGSDDELVPTAPRKPNDLERQVNEINKQIAAQQMEIAGLLKVEPTGSASSSNVLSAISIPPNLSKILASIKDKTDLPSNAGEGDEEYNPEDAITTTSSFASKPKSKGRLAHLSEAELLSMVPDNLAGVIPSSSKTRHQLAKPPLSTPPTPPGV